A section of the Kribbella sp. HUAS MG21 genome encodes:
- a CDS encoding LLM class flavin-dependent oxidoreductase produces MKVGIGLPAAVPGVDARRVGDWAAAAEVAGFDAVGVIDRLVYDNLEPLIALAAAAARTSRVELFTTVLDIGWRNNAVLLAKQLASVDQLSGGRLTAGLGLGGWPDDFAASGAARHGFRELWETSLETWRLAWAGKLDGMPQLPDGRPGLLFGGLVPAAYRRAAVHGQGWVAPLFGTAVLEQGASAVRKAWQEAGRSGEPRIVTGRYFALGPDADAIADEYIHHYYGDAYFEPARADTLTTPAALHDHLAGVRAAGATDVILYSASADHDQIALLAEALNN; encoded by the coding sequence ATGAAGGTCGGGATCGGGTTGCCTGCGGCGGTTCCTGGGGTGGATGCGCGGCGGGTGGGGGATTGGGCGGCTGCGGCGGAAGTGGCTGGGTTCGATGCTGTCGGGGTGATCGATCGGTTGGTGTACGACAATCTGGAGCCCTTGATCGCGTTGGCGGCCGCGGCCGCGCGGACGTCTCGGGTGGAGCTCTTCACGACCGTGCTCGACATCGGCTGGCGGAACAACGCGGTGTTGCTGGCGAAGCAGCTCGCGTCGGTCGATCAGCTGTCCGGCGGCCGGCTGACCGCCGGTCTCGGTCTGGGTGGCTGGCCGGACGACTTCGCCGCCAGTGGAGCCGCGCGGCACGGATTCCGTGAGCTGTGGGAGACGTCGCTGGAGACCTGGCGGCTGGCGTGGGCGGGGAAGCTCGACGGCATGCCTCAGCTCCCCGACGGACGTCCCGGGCTGCTGTTCGGAGGGTTGGTACCGGCCGCCTACCGGCGCGCTGCCGTTCACGGGCAGGGATGGGTGGCTCCGCTGTTCGGTACGGCGGTGCTCGAGCAAGGTGCGAGCGCCGTACGGAAGGCCTGGCAGGAGGCCGGTCGCAGTGGAGAGCCGCGGATCGTCACCGGGCGGTACTTCGCGCTCGGCCCCGACGCCGACGCGATCGCCGACGAGTACATCCACCACTACTACGGCGATGCGTACTTCGAGCCCGCGCGGGCCGACACCCTGACGACCCCAGCAGCGCTCCACGACCACTTGGCCGGCGTACGTGCGGCCGGTGCGACCGACGTGATCCTCTACTCCGCGTCCGCCGACCACGACCAGATCGCCCTACTCGCCGAGGCGTTGAACAACTGA
- a CDS encoding Uma2 family endonuclease, with translation MVYVETVEPGHFTLADLETLPDDGNRYEVVDGMLLVTPAPLPIHQTAVLELAVALRERCPEDLKVFVAPVDFRPTPTRSVQPDVLVCHRRHVGERTIEKPLVLAVEVLSQSTSLADRVLKRRLYEQAGVASYWIFDPAKEELTVLELDGDTYVERAVVIGKDSFEAELPFPVRIIPGDLVV, from the coding sequence ATGGTGTACGTGGAAACAGTTGAGCCGGGTCATTTCACGCTGGCTGATCTCGAAACGCTTCCCGACGACGGGAACCGCTACGAGGTGGTCGACGGGATGCTGCTCGTGACACCCGCGCCCTTGCCGATCCATCAGACCGCAGTGCTCGAGCTCGCGGTTGCACTGCGAGAACGCTGCCCGGAGGATCTGAAGGTCTTCGTCGCGCCGGTGGACTTCCGACCGACGCCGACACGCTCGGTGCAGCCGGACGTGCTCGTCTGTCACCGGAGGCACGTCGGGGAGCGGACGATCGAGAAGCCACTGGTGCTCGCAGTCGAGGTTCTGTCGCAGTCGACGAGCCTGGCGGACCGTGTTCTCAAGCGGCGCTTGTACGAGCAGGCCGGCGTTGCGTCGTACTGGATCTTCGACCCGGCCAAAGAAGAGCTCACCGTGCTCGAGCTCGACGGCGACACCTACGTCGAGCGGGCAGTTGTCATCGGCAAGGATTCCTTCGAGGCTGAGCTGCCGTTCCCGGTGCGGATCATTCCGGGCGATCTCGTCGTCTGA
- a CDS encoding Uma2 family endonuclease → MPTAEATRHYEIANGRLLITGPQPPAHHAAVVALMVTLKQACPPDLLVSVGSLNFRPTLTTSLRPDLLVCHRTAADAQLLTTPPLLAVEVLSPTTHTTDIVLKRTLYETHHIPSYWLFDPDTQELTVLHLTPTGYTCQAVIQAEEPFHATHPFPLSLSPADLTK, encoded by the coding sequence GTGCCCACAGCAGAAGCCACCCGCCACTACGAGATAGCCAACGGCCGCCTCCTCATCACCGGCCCGCAACCACCCGCCCACCACGCGGCGGTGGTCGCCCTGATGGTGACGCTGAAACAGGCCTGCCCACCAGACCTCCTCGTCTCGGTCGGCTCCCTGAACTTCCGCCCGACCCTGACCACGTCCCTCCGCCCCGATCTCCTCGTCTGCCACCGCACCGCCGCCGACGCCCAGCTCCTGACCACACCCCCACTCCTCGCCGTCGAGGTCCTCTCCCCCACCACCCACACCACGGACATAGTCCTCAAACGCACCCTCTACGAAACCCACCACATCCCGTCGTACTGGCTCTTCGACCCCGACACCCAAGAACTCACAGTCCTGCACCTAACCCCCACCGGCTACACCTGCCAAGCCGTCATCCAGGCCGAAGAACCCTTCCACGCCACACACCCGTTTCCTCTATCCCTTTCACCGGCGGATCTCACTAAATGA
- a CDS encoding IucA/IucC family siderophore biosynthesis protein: MNPETWAVVNQALVRKALAEFTHERILEPVEVGDRYAVGRWGFAARRYPLNHWEVSDVVRDDGGPVDALEFVTEFHEQLGIGREMLPVYLEEISSTLASAAYKLSKPDLTAAELVDADFQTVEAAMTEGHPCFVANNGRLGFGLTDYLAYAPETGAGVRLTWIATRRDRTTISHSSSLTYDELLRSELGDEVLERFAAEIVAVGADPAEYVYLPVHPWQWDNKTSITFAADIAQRHIIHVGSTDDVYQPQQSIRTFFNRSEPSRCYVKTALSVLNMGFMRGLSPSYMAATPAINDWVHSVVENDVVLKRYGFSVLREIAAAGYHNRYYENATDKTSPYRKMLSALWRESPVPSLEPGERLATMASLLHVDRHGSSLAVALVRASGLAPADWLRAYVDAYLIPLVHSFYAYELVYMPHGENLILVLRDAIPIRVIMKDIAEEIAVLSPSTPVPAEAERVRADVPEDEKLLSIFTDVFDCIFRFLSPLLDREGLLTPAEFWAVVASSVRDYQAATPELAEAFARYDLFAPEFALSCLNRLQLRNNQQMVDLTDVAGSLQFAGTLENPLACG, encoded by the coding sequence ATGAATCCTGAGACCTGGGCCGTCGTCAACCAGGCGCTGGTGCGCAAGGCGCTGGCGGAGTTCACCCACGAGCGGATCCTCGAGCCGGTCGAGGTCGGCGACCGGTACGCCGTCGGCCGGTGGGGCTTCGCGGCGCGGCGGTATCCGCTGAACCACTGGGAGGTCTCCGACGTCGTGCGGGACGACGGCGGGCCGGTGGACGCGCTGGAGTTCGTCACCGAGTTCCACGAGCAGCTCGGGATCGGGCGCGAGATGCTGCCGGTGTACCTGGAGGAGATCAGCAGCACGCTGGCGTCGGCGGCGTACAAGCTGTCGAAGCCGGACCTGACCGCGGCGGAACTGGTCGACGCGGACTTCCAGACCGTCGAGGCCGCGATGACGGAGGGGCATCCGTGTTTCGTCGCGAACAACGGGCGGCTCGGGTTCGGGCTCACGGACTACCTCGCGTACGCGCCGGAGACGGGCGCGGGCGTGCGGCTGACGTGGATCGCGACGCGGCGGGACCGGACGACGATCTCGCACAGTTCGTCGTTGACGTACGACGAGTTGCTGCGGTCCGAGCTGGGCGACGAGGTGCTGGAGCGCTTCGCCGCCGAGATCGTTGCCGTGGGCGCCGATCCGGCGGAGTACGTGTACCTGCCGGTGCATCCGTGGCAGTGGGACAACAAGACCTCGATCACGTTCGCCGCCGACATCGCCCAGCGGCACATCATCCACGTCGGGTCGACCGACGACGTCTATCAGCCGCAGCAGTCGATCCGGACGTTCTTCAACCGGTCGGAGCCGTCGCGGTGCTACGTCAAGACCGCGCTCTCGGTGCTGAACATGGGCTTCATGCGCGGGCTGTCACCGTCGTACATGGCCGCGACGCCGGCGATCAACGACTGGGTGCACTCGGTCGTGGAGAACGACGTAGTACTGAAGCGGTACGGGTTCTCGGTACTGCGGGAGATCGCCGCGGCCGGGTACCACAACCGCTACTACGAGAACGCGACCGACAAGACGTCGCCGTACCGGAAGATGCTGTCGGCGCTGTGGCGGGAGAGCCCGGTGCCGTCGCTGGAGCCCGGTGAGCGACTGGCGACAATGGCGTCGCTGCTGCACGTCGACCGGCACGGCTCGTCGCTGGCCGTGGCGCTGGTGCGGGCGTCGGGGCTGGCGCCGGCGGACTGGCTGCGGGCGTACGTCGACGCTTACCTGATCCCGTTGGTGCACAGCTTCTACGCGTACGAGTTGGTGTACATGCCGCACGGGGAGAACCTGATCCTGGTGCTGCGGGACGCGATCCCGATCCGGGTGATCATGAAGGACATCGCGGAGGAGATCGCGGTGCTGAGCCCGTCGACGCCGGTACCGGCCGAGGCGGAGCGGGTGCGGGCCGACGTACCGGAGGACGAGAAGCTGCTGTCGATCTTCACCGACGTGTTCGACTGCATCTTCCGGTTCCTGTCGCCGCTGCTGGATCGGGAAGGGCTGTTGACGCCGGCGGAGTTCTGGGCGGTGGTGGCTTCGTCGGTCCGCGACTACCAGGCGGCGACGCCCGAGTTGGCGGAGGCGTTCGCTCGGTACGACCTTTTCGCTCCGGAGTTCGCCCTGTCGTGCCTGAACCGGCTGCAGCTCCGCAACAACCAGCAGATGGTCGACCTCACCGACGTCGCCGGCTCCCTCCAGTTCGCCGGCACCCTGGAGAATCCCCTTGCCTGTGGATAA
- a CDS encoding GNAT family N-acetyltransferase, which yields MTRAVPEPTYRRFAPGIGTLALRPFDLTEDVTTLHSWVTRPYARYWGLLDASVADVHAEYLRIERSAHHHAFLGEHDGRPAFLMERYEPASDAVGQTFDVAPGDVGMHVLVGPPDTPVPGFTAAVFEMIMDYLFSDPLVDRVVVEPDVRNLKIQALNERMGFRKHSVVQLPDKQAWLSFCTRDQYADALRMNEAG from the coding sequence ATGACCAGAGCAGTGCCCGAGCCGACGTACCGGCGGTTCGCCCCCGGAATCGGCACCCTCGCCCTCCGGCCGTTCGACCTGACCGAGGACGTCACGACCCTGCACAGCTGGGTCACCCGGCCGTACGCGCGGTACTGGGGGTTGCTCGACGCCTCGGTCGCCGACGTACACGCCGAGTACCTGCGGATCGAGCGGAGCGCGCACCACCACGCCTTCCTCGGCGAGCACGACGGGCGGCCGGCGTTCCTGATGGAGCGCTACGAGCCGGCGTCCGACGCCGTCGGGCAGACGTTCGACGTGGCGCCGGGCGACGTCGGTATGCACGTGCTGGTCGGGCCGCCGGACACGCCCGTCCCTGGGTTCACGGCGGCGGTGTTCGAGATGATCATGGACTACCTGTTCAGCGATCCGCTGGTGGACCGGGTGGTTGTCGAGCCCGACGTCCGGAACCTGAAGATCCAGGCGCTCAACGAGCGGATGGGGTTCCGCAAGCACAGCGTCGTACAGCTGCCGGACAAGCAGGCCTGGTTGAGCTTCTGCACCCGTGACCAGTACGCCGACGCGCTCCGGATGAACGAGGCGGGCTGA
- a CDS encoding GPP34 family phosphoprotein: MLIAEDLLLLLYDDATGKPIAGSPGLDYALAGAVLIELTMQRKLDITTEGKPGRLEVLDGAPTGDPILDERLAYVVGKPGKKPKDQLGKLSKHLRDQLLARLAERGILQADQGKVLGLFPVTRWPARDARHEQEVRTRLTGVLIQGLAPDERTGALIALLSALNAVPKVVTDAVDKRALKQRAKEIAESDWAAEAVKKAVAEMQAAVTTAIVVSTAAASAGS; the protein is encoded by the coding sequence ATGCTGATCGCCGAGGACCTGCTGCTGCTCCTGTACGACGACGCGACCGGGAAGCCGATCGCCGGGTCGCCCGGGCTGGACTACGCGCTGGCCGGTGCGGTGCTGATCGAGCTGACGATGCAGCGGAAGCTGGACATCACGACCGAGGGCAAGCCGGGCCGCCTCGAGGTGCTGGACGGCGCTCCGACCGGGGACCCGATCCTGGACGAGCGGCTGGCGTACGTCGTCGGCAAGCCGGGGAAGAAGCCGAAGGACCAGCTCGGCAAGCTCTCCAAGCACCTGCGCGACCAGTTGCTCGCGAGGCTGGCGGAGCGGGGCATCCTGCAGGCGGACCAGGGCAAGGTGCTCGGGCTGTTCCCGGTGACCCGCTGGCCGGCGCGGGACGCGCGGCACGAGCAGGAGGTCCGTACGCGGCTGACCGGCGTGCTGATCCAGGGCCTGGCGCCGGACGAGCGGACCGGTGCGTTGATCGCGCTGCTCAGTGCGCTGAACGCCGTACCGAAGGTCGTCACGGACGCGGTCGACAAGCGCGCGCTGAAACAGCGCGCGAAGGAGATCGCCGAGTCCGACTGGGCCGCGGAGGCGGTGAAGAAGGCTGTGGCCGAGATGCAGGCCGCCGTGACCACCGCGATCGTCGTCTCGACGGCAGCAGCGTCAGCCGGTAGCTAG
- a CDS encoding long-chain fatty acid--CoA ligase, producing the protein MRLVDYLDKGASLAPDAACLTTDGETLTYADVQQLSYRIAGALAATGVRPGGKVAILSANDPVAFSCVFGISRAGAIWCPVNPRNEAAENRELLDQFDCEVLIYQAAFAPLVDRIRDSLPKIHTFVCLDGEPSDSGQDPHPSGRRTVGWDTFSGGVSQPAPDLTDPGDLAMIVGTGGTTGRPKGVMLGNGNLETMTALTLMGYPFGERPVYLALAPLTHAAGVLCFPVLACGGEIVIMRAPDVHAFLELIPRHGVTHTFLPPTLIYMVLAAPELDSTDLSSLRCFWYGAAPMSVARLEEALRRIGPVMAQLFGQTEAPMMISMLPPAAHFDAGGNIARGRLSSAGRPSPLVTVAIMGADGTLLPHGERGEIVVRGSLVMKGYYGDPEATAAASAYGWHHTGDIGYLDDDNYLYIVDRAKDMIITGGFNVYSTEVEQALMAHAAVQDCAVIGLPDEKWGERVVAVVQLQPGSAVEPDELIAFAKARIGSVKAPKEVLVWPDLPRSKVGKVVKPDIKARLATG; encoded by the coding sequence GTGCGACTGGTCGACTACCTGGACAAGGGCGCATCGCTCGCGCCGGACGCCGCCTGCCTCACCACGGACGGCGAGACGCTGACGTACGCCGACGTACAGCAGCTCTCGTACCGCATCGCGGGTGCGCTGGCGGCGACCGGCGTCCGGCCGGGTGGCAAGGTCGCGATCCTGTCCGCGAACGACCCGGTGGCGTTCAGTTGCGTGTTCGGGATCAGCCGCGCCGGCGCGATCTGGTGCCCGGTCAACCCGCGCAACGAGGCCGCGGAGAACCGCGAGCTGCTCGACCAGTTCGACTGCGAAGTACTCATCTACCAGGCGGCGTTCGCGCCGCTGGTGGACCGCATCCGGGACTCACTGCCGAAGATCCACACCTTCGTGTGTCTGGACGGTGAGCCCTCCGACTCCGGCCAAGACCCCCACCCCAGCGGCCGGAGAACTGTCGGCTGGGACACGTTCTCTGGCGGCGTGTCCCAGCCGGCACCCGATCTGACCGACCCGGGCGACCTGGCGATGATCGTCGGCACCGGCGGTACGACGGGACGCCCGAAAGGAGTGATGCTCGGCAACGGCAACCTGGAGACGATGACCGCGCTGACGCTGATGGGGTACCCGTTCGGCGAGCGGCCGGTCTACCTGGCGCTGGCGCCGCTCACGCACGCGGCCGGCGTACTGTGCTTCCCGGTGCTCGCGTGCGGCGGCGAGATCGTCATCATGCGCGCGCCCGACGTCCACGCCTTCCTGGAACTCATACCGCGACACGGGGTGACGCACACGTTCCTGCCGCCGACGCTGATCTACATGGTGCTGGCGGCGCCGGAGCTCGACTCCACGGACCTGTCGTCGTTGCGGTGTTTCTGGTACGGCGCCGCGCCCATGTCCGTCGCCCGGCTCGAGGAGGCGCTGCGCCGGATCGGCCCGGTGATGGCCCAGCTGTTCGGGCAGACCGAGGCGCCGATGATGATCTCGATGTTGCCGCCCGCCGCACACTTCGATGCCGGCGGCAACATCGCCCGGGGACGGCTGTCATCCGCGGGACGGCCGTCCCCCCTCGTCACGGTGGCGATCATGGGCGCGGACGGCACGCTGCTGCCGCACGGCGAGCGCGGCGAGATCGTGGTCCGCGGATCGCTGGTGATGAAGGGGTACTACGGCGATCCCGAGGCGACCGCGGCCGCGTCGGCGTACGGCTGGCACCACACCGGCGACATCGGCTACCTGGACGACGACAACTACCTGTACATCGTCGACCGGGCGAAGGACATGATCATCACCGGCGGCTTCAACGTGTACTCCACCGAGGTCGAGCAGGCGCTGATGGCCCACGCCGCCGTCCAGGACTGCGCGGTGATCGGCCTGCCCGACGAAAAGTGGGGCGAGCGGGTGGTGGCCGTCGTACAGCTCCAGCCCGGCAGTGCCGTCGAGCCGGACGAGCTGATCGCGTTCGCGAAGGCGCGGATCGGCAGCGTGAAGGCGCCCAAGGAGGTGCTCGTCTGGCCCGACCTGCCGCGCTCCAAGGTCGGCAAGGTGGTCAAGCCGGACATCAAGGCCCGACTAGCTACCGGCTGA
- a CDS encoding DUF5938 domain-containing protein, translating into MATKPVVVYGASGYTGRLVCEYLRHYHVPFVAAGRSEEKLKASMDANVPGIETADYEIAAVDHDVASLTELFTGASVVLNTVGPFSELGPAAVEAALAAGAHYTDTTGEQDWLITCDEKYGAQFAEAGLLLAPGIAQMYTTGEIAAQLCLEEPGLDTLDIAVFWGGSPTIASTRTILVNAATSKAHYLDQNAYVEFPEQGLVPLVVPGQHELALSLPWGGTSHPVWFKRDPRVANCKAQGGVFNAALMNGVPQIVAAALEATKDMSPDDRNTALTETARQVMDQMPPRENPRVNKSLDSVHASGPLGRAHCVIHGNSNYQQTGLLQAYAAYSLLQTPPKRVGFASGCQAFGHRELLGVLRGFGLVSEPQLTVQR; encoded by the coding sequence ATGGCGACCAAGCCTGTCGTTGTCTACGGAGCCTCCGGCTACACCGGGCGGCTGGTGTGTGAGTACCTGCGGCATTACCACGTGCCGTTCGTCGCGGCCGGCCGGAGCGAGGAGAAGCTGAAGGCGTCCATGGACGCCAACGTGCCCGGGATCGAGACGGCCGACTACGAGATCGCCGCCGTCGACCATGACGTGGCATCGCTGACAGAGCTGTTCACCGGCGCGTCCGTCGTACTCAACACGGTCGGGCCGTTCAGTGAGCTCGGCCCTGCCGCTGTCGAAGCAGCACTGGCCGCGGGTGCGCACTACACCGACACCACCGGCGAGCAGGACTGGCTGATCACCTGCGACGAGAAGTACGGCGCACAGTTCGCCGAAGCGGGCCTACTGCTCGCGCCCGGCATCGCGCAGATGTACACCACTGGTGAGATCGCTGCGCAGCTGTGCCTGGAGGAGCCCGGGCTGGACACGCTGGACATCGCAGTGTTCTGGGGCGGCAGTCCGACCATCGCCTCGACCCGCACGATCCTGGTGAACGCTGCGACGTCGAAAGCGCACTACCTGGACCAGAACGCGTACGTCGAGTTCCCGGAGCAGGGTCTCGTTCCACTCGTCGTACCCGGGCAGCACGAGCTGGCGCTGTCGCTGCCCTGGGGCGGCACGTCCCACCCGGTCTGGTTCAAGCGGGATCCGCGGGTGGCGAACTGCAAGGCCCAGGGCGGGGTGTTCAACGCTGCGCTGATGAACGGCGTCCCGCAGATCGTCGCGGCCGCACTGGAAGCCACCAAGGACATGTCGCCCGACGACCGCAACACCGCTCTCACCGAAACAGCGCGGCAGGTGATGGACCAGATGCCGCCCCGCGAGAACCCGCGCGTCAACAAGTCGCTGGACTCGGTGCACGCGTCCGGACCGCTCGGCCGGGCGCACTGCGTCATCCACGGCAACAGCAACTACCAGCAGACCGGTCTGCTCCAGGCGTACGCGGCGTACTCGCTGCTGCAGACGCCGCCGAAGCGGGTCGGTTTCGCCAGTGGATGCCAGGCGTTCGGGCACCGGGAACTGCTCGGCGTACTGCGGGGCTTCGGACTGGTGTCCGAGCCACAGCTGACCGTGCAGCGCTAG
- a CDS encoding SDR family oxidoreductase — translation MGSLDLSGRKALVTGGAQGLGEGMAKALAAAGAKVVVSDIQKDAGAAVADALDATYGAGNGFVAHDITDDGDWENAVVAANDILGGLDILVNNAGVEITSLLTEVTADQIRKMLEVNVLGTTLGIKWGLRTMRPDGLAGQGGSIVNVASVAATIAFPGIAVYSATKSAVDRLTRVAAMESGKLGYGVRVNCIYPGLVPTAMGAGLANDVAQLGLFESPEAAVAAVVGLTPAGRLGEVSDMADAVVFLASDESRFITGIGLPVDGGMGM, via the coding sequence ATGGGTTCACTCGATCTCTCCGGCCGCAAGGCCCTGGTCACCGGCGGCGCGCAGGGTCTCGGCGAAGGGATGGCCAAGGCACTCGCCGCGGCCGGCGCCAAAGTGGTGGTCAGCGACATCCAGAAGGACGCGGGCGCGGCGGTCGCCGACGCCCTCGACGCGACGTACGGCGCGGGCAACGGGTTCGTCGCCCACGACATCACCGACGACGGCGACTGGGAGAACGCGGTCGTCGCCGCCAACGACATCCTCGGCGGACTGGACATCCTGGTGAACAACGCGGGGGTGGAGATCACCAGCCTGCTCACCGAGGTCACCGCGGACCAGATCCGCAAGATGCTCGAGGTCAACGTGCTCGGCACCACGCTCGGCATCAAGTGGGGCCTGCGGACGATGCGGCCCGACGGCCTCGCGGGTCAGGGCGGCTCGATCGTCAACGTGGCGTCGGTCGCCGCGACCATCGCGTTCCCCGGCATCGCGGTGTACTCCGCGACCAAGTCCGCGGTCGACCGGCTCACCCGGGTCGCGGCGATGGAGTCCGGCAAGCTCGGGTACGGCGTCCGCGTCAACTGCATCTACCCGGGCCTGGTGCCGACCGCGATGGGCGCCGGCCTGGCGAACGACGTGGCACAGCTCGGCCTGTTCGAGTCGCCGGAGGCCGCGGTCGCCGCGGTGGTCGGACTGACACCGGCCGGGCGACTCGGCGAGGTCTCCGACATGGCCGACGCCGTCGTCTTCCTCGCGTCGGACGAGTCCCGCTTCATCACCGGAATCGGCCTCCCGGTCGACGGCGGAATGGGGATGTGA
- a CDS encoding TetR/AcrR family transcriptional regulator has product MSAVASAAEEQPARVSGIDKIERRRVALAESALKTLGELGYARTSLREIANNSEFTHGVVHYYFRDKIDLISYCVRYYKTKCARRYDEVVETAASAEDLATGFLGKMTQTLVEETPMHKLWYDLRAQSMFEDQLRADVAAIDKLLEEMIWRILLRYAELTGTAPSVDAPTAYALLDGLFEQAVVGYGADPEKTPDLLADRIKQVLPKLVSA; this is encoded by the coding sequence GTGAGTGCTGTGGCGTCCGCGGCCGAGGAGCAGCCTGCCCGCGTCTCCGGGATCGACAAGATCGAGCGCCGCCGGGTCGCGCTCGCGGAGTCCGCGCTGAAGACGCTCGGCGAGCTCGGGTACGCGCGGACCAGCCTGCGCGAGATCGCCAACAACTCCGAGTTCACGCACGGCGTCGTGCACTACTACTTCCGCGACAAGATCGACCTGATCAGCTACTGCGTGCGCTACTACAAGACCAAGTGCGCCCGGCGGTACGACGAGGTCGTCGAGACCGCGGCGTCCGCGGAGGACCTCGCGACCGGCTTCCTGGGCAAGATGACCCAGACGCTGGTCGAGGAGACCCCGATGCACAAGCTCTGGTACGACCTGCGGGCGCAGAGCATGTTCGAGGACCAGCTCCGCGCGGACGTGGCAGCGATCGACAAGCTGCTCGAGGAGATGATCTGGCGCATCCTGCTGCGGTACGCCGAACTCACCGGGACGGCGCCGTCCGTCGACGCGCCGACGGCGTACGCACTGCTGGACGGCCTGTTCGAGCAGGCCGTGGTCGGCTACGGGGCGGACCCGGAGAAGACACCGGACCTGCTTGCCGACCGGATCAAGCAGGTCCTCCCCAAATTGGTCTCGGCCTAG
- the deoD gene encoding purine-nucleoside phosphorylase has protein sequence MSIHIAAEKGQIAPRVLFPGDPLRAKWIAETYLSDVTCYTEIRNMFGFTGTYKGERISVQGSGMGQPSASIYANELFEEYDVQTLIRVGTCGALTEAVRVRDVIVAMSASTDSQMNRLRFHGIDYAPTADYRLLRAAVDAAEAAGLNVHVGQVFSGDLFYNDRPDLVSRTAEYGVLGIEMEAAALYTLAAKFGRRALGIMTVSDHLITHEVTSAEERQTTFSEMITIALDAAIEVPV, from the coding sequence ATGAGTATTCACATCGCCGCCGAGAAGGGGCAGATCGCACCGCGGGTGCTGTTCCCGGGGGACCCGCTGCGGGCCAAGTGGATCGCGGAGACCTACCTGTCGGACGTGACCTGCTACACCGAGATCCGCAACATGTTCGGGTTCACCGGCACCTACAAGGGTGAGCGCATCTCCGTCCAGGGCTCCGGGATGGGCCAGCCGTCCGCCTCGATCTACGCGAACGAACTCTTCGAGGAGTACGACGTCCAGACCCTGATCCGGGTCGGCACCTGCGGCGCGCTCACCGAGGCGGTGCGGGTCCGCGACGTGATCGTGGCGATGTCCGCGAGCACCGACTCGCAGATGAACCGGCTGCGCTTCCACGGCATCGACTACGCGCCGACCGCCGACTACCGGCTGCTGCGCGCGGCGGTGGACGCGGCCGAGGCGGCCGGGCTGAACGTGCACGTCGGCCAGGTGTTCTCCGGCGACCTGTTCTACAACGACCGCCCGGACCTGGTCTCGCGGACCGCGGAGTACGGCGTGCTCGGCATCGAGATGGAGGCCGCGGCGCTCTACACGCTGGCGGCGAAGTTCGGCCGCCGCGCGCTCGGCATCATGACGGTGTCGGACCACCTGATCACGCACGAGGTGACCAGCGCGGAGGAGCGGCAGACGACGTTCTCCGAGATGATCACGATCGCCCTCGACGCCGCGATCGAGGTGCCGGTCTGA
- the nudC gene encoding NAD(+) diphosphatase, giving the protein MAYSIAPGSLALSRSVLDRAADRRRDDDWLEKAWAAPETQVVAVIGDKIQVTGDRDALRFVPPSEAPEGVRVFLGIDRESGAGMTAEGRAVFGVLLDGEADESYGGLRELGAVLNDREAGIAVHVIGLSNWHGVHTHCANCGEHTEVVEAGHVRRCPACGLSHFPRSDPAIIVLVTDDQDRALLGRNEAWPVGRYSTLAGFVEPGESLEAAVRREVLEETGVIVGSEIEYAGSQPWPLPASLMLGFYAKATSFDIDVDQDEIAEAKWFTREDLRVLVEAGTMALPGAISISRRLIEGWYGDSLSGSW; this is encoded by the coding sequence GTGGCCTACTCCATCGCACCCGGTTCGCTAGCCCTGTCCCGGTCCGTCCTCGACCGCGCCGCCGATCGCCGACGCGACGACGACTGGCTCGAGAAGGCGTGGGCCGCCCCCGAGACCCAGGTGGTCGCGGTGATCGGGGACAAGATCCAGGTGACCGGCGACCGCGACGCGCTGCGTTTCGTGCCGCCGTCCGAGGCCCCGGAGGGTGTGCGCGTCTTCCTCGGCATCGACCGGGAGTCCGGAGCAGGGATGACCGCCGAGGGCCGCGCGGTCTTCGGCGTCCTGCTCGACGGTGAGGCCGACGAGTCGTACGGCGGCCTGCGCGAGCTCGGCGCGGTCCTGAACGACCGCGAGGCCGGCATCGCGGTGCACGTGATCGGCCTGTCCAACTGGCACGGCGTGCACACCCACTGCGCGAACTGCGGCGAGCACACCGAGGTGGTGGAGGCCGGGCACGTCCGGCGCTGCCCGGCGTGCGGGCTGTCGCACTTCCCGCGCAGCGACCCGGCGATCATCGTGCTGGTCACCGACGACCAGGACCGCGCGCTGCTCGGCCGCAACGAGGCCTGGCCCGTCGGCCGGTACTCCACGCTGGCCGGCTTCGTGGAACCGGGGGAGTCGCTGGAGGCCGCCGTACGGCGTGAGGTCCTCGAGGAGACCGGGGTGATCGTCGGCTCCGAGATCGAGTACGCCGGCAGCCAGCCATGGCCGCTGCCCGCCAGCCTGATGCTGGGGTTCTACGCGAAGGCGACGAGCTTCGACATCGACGTGGACCAGGACGAGATCGCCGAGGCGAAATGGTTCACCCGGGAGGACCTCCGTGTGCTGGTCGAAGCCGGCACGATGGCCCTCCCGGGTGCGATCTCGATCTCCCGCCGCCTGATCGAAGGCTGGTACGGCGACAGTCTCAGCGGGAGCTGGTGA